A part of Deinococcus aerolatus genomic DNA contains:
- the scpA gene encoding methylmalonyl-CoA mutase, which yields MSEQHTPKLDAWKALARKDLKGAEPETLNRTTPEGLTLKALYTRADLPEGAADTLPGLPPYTRGPRATMYAARPWTIRQYAGFSTAEASNAFYRRNLAAGQKGLSVAFDLATHRGYDSDHPRVQGDVGKAGVAIDSVEDMKLLFDGIPLDQMSVSMTMNGAVLPILAGYIVAGQEGGARLDQLSGTIQNDILKEFMVRNTYIYPPEPSMRIVADIIEFTAQQMPRFNSISISGYHLQEAGANAALELAYTLADGLEYVRAALAKGLNVDAFAPRLSFFFAIGMNFYTEVAKLRAARLLWDEIMTGFDPKNPMSRALRTHCQTSGWSLTEQDPYNNVVRTAVEAMAAVFGGTQSLHTNAFDEAIGLPTEFSARIARNTQLLIQEETGISDVVDPWGGSYLMERLTFDLAEKARELMREVEELGGMAKAIEAGIPKLRIEESAARKQARIDRGEDVIVGVNKYQLQEQTPVELLEIDNDAVRESQIARLNRVKAERDPEAVKFALDALENAARTGDGNLLALSVEAMRARCTVGEVSDALERVWGRHSAEVRTLSGVYAQGYAGDEGFAALQGDIEAFAEAEGRRPRMLVVKMGQDGHDRGAKVIATGFADLGFDVDVGPLFQTPDEAARQAVENDVHVIGVSSQAAGHKTLIPQLIAALKAQDAGDILVIAGGVIPQQDYAALREAGVAGIFGPGTPILTSAREVLRLLRQRNSDR from the coding sequence ATGAGCGAGCAACACACACCCAAGCTGGACGCCTGGAAGGCGCTGGCCCGCAAGGACCTGAAGGGCGCGGAGCCCGAAACCCTGAACCGCACGACGCCCGAGGGGCTGACCCTGAAGGCGCTGTACACCCGAGCCGACCTGCCCGAAGGCGCGGCCGACACCCTGCCTGGCCTGCCCCCCTACACGCGCGGGCCGCGCGCCACCATGTACGCCGCCCGCCCGTGGACCATCCGGCAGTACGCGGGCTTTTCCACCGCCGAGGCCAGCAATGCCTTTTACCGCCGCAACCTGGCCGCCGGGCAAAAGGGCCTGTCGGTGGCCTTTGATCTCGCCACGCACCGGGGTTACGACTCGGACCACCCGCGCGTGCAGGGCGACGTGGGCAAGGCCGGGGTCGCCATTGACTCGGTCGAGGACATGAAACTGCTGTTCGACGGCATTCCCCTGGACCAGATGTCGGTGTCCATGACCATGAACGGCGCGGTGCTGCCGATTCTGGCCGGATACATCGTGGCCGGGCAGGAGGGCGGGGCCAGGCTGGATCAGCTCTCAGGCACCATCCAGAACGACATTCTCAAGGAGTTCATGGTCCGCAACACCTACATCTACCCGCCGGAACCCTCGATGCGGATTGTGGCGGACATCATCGAGTTCACGGCGCAGCAGATGCCGCGCTTCAATTCCATCTCCATCAGCGGCTACCACCTGCAGGAGGCGGGCGCAAACGCCGCGCTGGAACTGGCCTACACCCTGGCCGACGGTCTGGAATATGTGCGGGCGGCGCTGGCCAAGGGGCTGAACGTGGATGCCTTCGCCCCACGCCTGTCGTTCTTCTTTGCCATCGGCATGAACTTCTACACCGAGGTTGCCAAGCTGCGGGCGGCCCGGCTGCTGTGGGACGAGATCATGACGGGTTTTGACCCCAAAAACCCCATGAGCCGCGCCCTGCGGACCCACTGTCAGACCAGTGGCTGGTCTCTGACCGAGCAGGACCCCTACAACAACGTGGTGCGAACGGCGGTGGAGGCGATGGCCGCCGTGTTCGGCGGCACCCAGAGCCTGCACACCAACGCCTTCGACGAGGCGATTGGCCTGCCCACCGAGTTCTCGGCCCGGATTGCCCGCAACACCCAGCTGCTGATTCAGGAGGAAACCGGCATCAGTGACGTGGTGGACCCCTGGGGCGGCAGTTACCTGATGGAACGTCTGACCTTTGATCTGGCCGAAAAGGCCCGCGAGCTGATGCGCGAGGTGGAGGAACTGGGCGGCATGGCAAAAGCCATCGAGGCCGGGATTCCCAAACTGAGGATCGAGGAAAGCGCGGCCCGCAAACAGGCCCGCATCGACCGGGGCGAGGACGTGATTGTGGGCGTCAACAAGTACCAGCTCCAGGAACAGACGCCCGTGGAGCTGCTGGAGATTGACAACGACGCGGTGAGGGAGTCGCAGATCGCGCGGCTGAATCGGGTGAAAGCCGAGCGTGATCCGGAGGCTGTCAAGTTTGCCCTGGACGCGCTGGAAAACGCCGCCCGCACCGGAGACGGCAACCTGCTGGCCCTGTCGGTGGAAGCCATGCGCGCCCGCTGCACGGTGGGTGAGGTGTCGGACGCCCTGGAACGGGTGTGGGGCCGCCACAGCGCCGAGGTCCGTACCCTGAGCGGCGTGTACGCCCAGGGCTACGCCGGGGACGAGGGCTTCGCGGCCCTGCAGGGCGACATTGAGGCCTTTGCCGAGGCCGAGGGCCGCCGCCCGCGCATGCTGGTGGTCAAGATGGGGCAGGACGGCCACGACCGGGGCGCCAAGGTGATCGCCACCGGCTTTGCCGATCTGGGCTTCGACGTGGACGTGGGCCCGCTGTTCCAGACCCCCGACGAGGCCGCGCGGCAGGCCGTGGAGAACGACGTGCATGTGATCGGCGTCAGCTCTCAGGCGGCGGGGCATAAAACGTTGATTCCGCAACTGATCGCTGCGTTGAAGGCTCAGGACGCGGGCGACATTCTGGTGATCGCAGGCGGCGTGATTCCCCAGCAGGATTACGCGGCGCTGCGTGAAGCGGGTGTGGCTGGGATCTTCGGCCCCGGCACCCCGATCCTGACCAGCGCGCGCGAGGTGCTGCGGCTGTTGCGACAGCGGAATAGCGATAGATGA
- the csaB gene encoding polysaccharide pyruvyl transferase CsaB — translation MTRRVAVSGYYGFGNTGDEAIALAITREIKKRGLTPLLLSNTPQASAQTFGSEAAARMRPLPLLSALARSQVLLSGGGGLLQDRTSARTLSYYLGVIRLARLMGKRVVIFNQSVGPLSPEGGRKVAAALAGLRIIVRDGGSLEVLEGLGLRAELGGDPALLLSPTPELTRDLQGVIIAPRGDVVQALEPLQQVTAQLRQAGRHVTALSFMPDHDDAAAHALGAHHVVSTRDPQTALDAIARSGYVIGVRLHALILAAAAGTPFSGIAYDPKVQGFCADAGAPSHPLPPAAALLTEEAVRRVTPDWNAIEDMKLRAAHSFSRALS, via the coding sequence ATGACCCGCCGGGTGGCCGTCAGCGGCTACTACGGCTTCGGCAACACCGGCGACGAGGCCATTGCGCTGGCCATCACCCGCGAGATCAAAAAACGCGGCCTGACGCCCCTGCTGCTCTCGAACACGCCCCAGGCCTCGGCCCAGACCTTCGGCAGCGAGGCGGCGGCGCGCATGAGACCGCTGCCGCTGCTGTCGGCCCTGGCCCGCTCGCAGGTGCTGCTCAGCGGGGGCGGCGGCCTTCTTCAGGACAGGACCAGCGCCCGGACCCTCAGCTACTACCTGGGCGTGATCCGTCTGGCCCGGCTGATGGGCAAGCGCGTGGTGATCTTTAACCAGAGCGTCGGGCCGCTGTCCCCGGAGGGAGGGCGCAAGGTGGCCGCCGCCCTGGCGGGACTCCGGATCATCGTGCGCGACGGGGGCAGCCTGGAAGTCCTGGAAGGCCTGGGCCTGCGGGCGGAATTGGGGGGCGATCCGGCCCTGCTGCTGTCGCCCACGCCGGAATTAACGCGTGACCTGCAGGGCGTGATCATCGCCCCGCGCGGGGACGTGGTGCAGGCGCTGGAGCCGCTGCAGCAGGTCACCGCGCAGCTGCGTCAGGCGGGGCGGCACGTCACCGCCCTGAGCTTCATGCCGGACCACGACGACGCGGCCGCGCACGCCCTAGGGGCCCACCACGTGGTGAGCACCCGCGATCCGCAGACGGCGCTGGACGCCATTGCCCGCAGCGGCTACGTGATCGGCGTGCGCCTGCATGCCCTGATCCTGGCCGCCGCCGCCGGGACGCCTTTTTCCGGCATTGCCTACGACCCCAAGGTGCAGGGCTTCTGCGCCGACGCGGGCGCACCCAGCCACCCGCTTCCCCCGGCAGCGGCCCTGCTGACGGAAGAGGCCGTCCGCCGCGTCACCCCCGACTGGAACGCCATCGAGGACATGAAACTGCGCGCCGCCCACAGCTTCAGCCGGGCGCTGAGCTAG
- a CDS encoding DNA-3-methyladenine glycosylase, translating to MSFSVVDVGHDRALKPEAFAGDPVDVARSLMGAVLVRVLEDGAVLAARIVETEGYDCPRDPSCHVIARLPGAAAAMGGEPGRVYFHHAYRQALLNVVCRPSGVQASILIRAAEPLLSEARMRELRSVRRALDLSNGPAKLVTALGLTPELAGQPVDTPAFYILPGQAVPDSEVEVTARVGLRRGADLPWRFLLRGNPWVSPGKPSAATTETGLSGP from the coding sequence ATGTCCTTTTCCGTCGTGGACGTCGGCCATGATCGGGCACTGAAGCCGGAGGCCTTTGCGGGTGACCCGGTGGACGTGGCGCGTTCGCTGATGGGCGCGGTGCTGGTGCGCGTACTGGAGGATGGCGCGGTGCTGGCCGCCCGCATCGTCGAAACCGAGGGGTACGACTGCCCGCGTGACCCCAGCTGCCATGTGATCGCACGGCTGCCCGGCGCGGCGGCGGCGATGGGCGGCGAACCGGGCCGCGTGTACTTCCACCACGCCTACCGGCAGGCGCTGCTCAACGTGGTCTGCCGCCCCTCCGGGGTGCAGGCGTCCATCCTGATTCGGGCCGCCGAGCCGCTGCTGAGCGAGGCGCGGATGCGCGAGTTGCGGTCCGTCAGACGCGCGCTAGACCTGAGCAATGGCCCCGCCAAGCTGGTGACGGCGCTGGGATTGACGCCGGAACTGGCCGGCCAGCCGGTTGACACTCCAGCTTTCTACATCCTGCCGGGTCAGGCGGTGCCGGATTCGGAAGTGGAAGTTACGGCCCGCGTGGGCCTGCGCCGGGGGGCTGATCTGCCCTGGCGTTTTCTGCTGCGGGGCAACCCATGGGTGTCGCCGGGCAAACCGAGCGCGGCGACCACCGAGACCGGTCTCAGCGGGCCGTGA
- a CDS encoding VOC family protein translates to MFQPQTFAPVVPPPIAAGEPIWVDLITPAPQAARDFYAALFGWEYQLWEEMGGYATAHRAGNKVAGISPPPPQGLKGSPGWRVSFASEDIHADAARIAALGGHTESGPMQIGNQGHMGQFSDPDGASFGLWQDDRHGGFAAYDGPGRLVWAEVNTRNAEGAVDFYASVLGATSTPMPQGTYHTLQHGGQSFAGVSGNAQNWNAVGAAGWMVYFYADDVDQTVQRAEQAGGKVLVPPFDMDFGRMAVLSDPAGAVFSVMNPRPAGA, encoded by the coding sequence ATGTTCCAGCCGCAGACGTTCGCCCCCGTCGTGCCACCGCCCATTGCTGCGGGAGAACCCATCTGGGTGGATCTCATCACGCCTGCGCCGCAGGCAGCGCGCGACTTTTACGCCGCCCTGTTCGGCTGGGAATATCAGCTCTGGGAGGAGATGGGCGGGTATGCCACTGCCCACCGTGCGGGCAATAAGGTGGCCGGCATCTCGCCGCCGCCGCCGCAAGGGCTGAAGGGCTCCCCCGGTTGGCGGGTCAGCTTCGCCAGCGAAGACATTCACGCCGATGCCGCACGCATCGCAGCGCTGGGTGGACACACCGAGTCTGGCCCGATGCAGATCGGCAATCAGGGTCACATGGGCCAGTTCAGCGATCCCGACGGGGCCTCCTTCGGGCTGTGGCAGGATGATCGGCACGGCGGCTTCGCGGCGTATGACGGGCCGGGCCGCCTGGTCTGGGCCGAGGTGAACACCCGCAATGCCGAAGGTGCCGTGGACTTCTACGCCTCAGTGCTCGGGGCCACCAGCACCCCAATGCCCCAGGGGACCTACCATACCCTGCAACACGGCGGGCAGTCCTTCGCGGGCGTGTCGGGCAACGCGCAGAACTGGAACGCCGTGGGCGCAGCAGGCTGGATGGTGTATTTCTACGCCGACGACGTGGACCAGACTGTGCAGCGGGCCGAACAGGCTGGAGGCAAGGTGCTGGTGCCCCCCTTCGACATGGATTTTGGCCGCATGGCCGTGCTGTCCGATCCGGCGGGCGCGGTCTTCTCGGTCATGAATCCGCGGCCGGCGGGCGCGTAG
- a CDS encoding DUF2171 domain-containing protein, which yields MTQNQNMEAGQITDRIAEQLKARLDQGGEHLQVVDRNGEHVGTLDHLDGDRIKLTKSDSSDGQHHYVPLSQVESMDNVAVHLNVTREDAMK from the coding sequence ATGACACAGAATCAGAACATGGAGGCCGGTCAGATCACGGACCGCATCGCCGAACAGCTTAAGGCCCGGCTGGATCAGGGGGGTGAGCACCTGCAGGTTGTGGACAGAAATGGCGAGCATGTCGGTACCCTGGACCATCTGGACGGCGACAGGATCAAGCTGACCAAAAGTGACAGCAGCGACGGCCAGCACCATTACGTGCCACTGTCGCAGGTGGAGAGCATGGACAATGTGGCTGTCCACCTGAACGTTACCCGCGAAGACGCGATGAAGTAA
- a CDS encoding amylosucrase — protein sequence MPTTLLTPEQAERLRLAFDDDRDAETFFLRLERYGPELLESLRAVYRERADGLLERLLDIMLHAYHTRPADLRRLDEARLLSPDWLQSPNMVGYVAYTDRFAGTLRGVQEHVDYLEGLGVTYLHLMPLLRPREGENDGGYAVADYRSVRPDLGSMDDLSALARDLRGRDISLVLDLVLNHVAREHEWAERARAGEDKYRDYFHLFADRGLPDAYEATLPEVFPDFAPGNFTWDPEVGEGQAGEGGAGGWVWTTFNTYQWDLNWSNPDVLAEFVDIILTLANRGVEVFRLDAIAFIWKRLGTDSQNQPEVHHLTRALRAAARIVAPAVAFKAEAIVAPDDLIHYLGTGTHHGRVSDMAYHNSLMVQLWSSLASRDTRLMEEALRAFAPKPTNTTWGLYVRCHDDIGWAISDSDAARVGMAGPGHRHFLSDFYGGEFQGSFARGLVFQHNPATGDRRISGTAASLAGLETALEGGDGVQIELAVQRLLLLHTVILGFGGLPLLYMGDELALTNDYGYADTPEHAADNRWLHRPRMDWALVQAVQAHPDTPAGRVGAGLRHIIAVRKTLPHLHASVESRVVASPDPRVLVLRRDHPHGTLLELYNFSEDRVVLPAYTLRGHLGEEARDALSGSAFHLTRPTLTLDPYRALWLTAAEVNA from the coding sequence ATGCCCACCACCCTGCTGACCCCTGAACAGGCCGAGCGTCTGCGGCTGGCCTTCGATGACGACCGGGACGCTGAAACCTTCTTTCTGCGGCTGGAGCGGTACGGCCCCGAACTGCTGGAGAGCCTGCGCGCGGTCTACAGGGAACGCGCGGACGGGCTGCTGGAACGCCTGCTGGACATCATGCTGCACGCCTACCACACCCGTCCCGCCGACCTGAGGCGACTGGATGAGGCCCGGTTGCTGTCACCCGACTGGCTGCAATCACCGAACATGGTGGGCTACGTGGCCTACACGGACCGCTTCGCCGGAACGCTGCGGGGCGTGCAGGAGCACGTGGACTACCTGGAGGGGCTGGGCGTTACCTATCTGCACCTGATGCCGCTGCTGCGCCCGCGTGAAGGCGAGAACGACGGCGGCTACGCCGTGGCCGACTACCGCTCGGTGCGGCCTGATCTGGGCAGCATGGATGATCTCTCGGCGCTGGCGCGTGACCTTCGGGGCCGGGACATCAGCCTGGTGCTGGATCTGGTTCTGAACCATGTGGCCCGCGAACACGAATGGGCCGAGCGGGCGCGGGCGGGCGAGGACAAGTACCGTGATTACTTCCACCTGTTCGCAGACCGTGGTTTGCCGGATGCTTACGAAGCCACCCTGCCCGAGGTCTTTCCCGACTTTGCCCCCGGCAACTTCACCTGGGACCCAGAGGTGGGAGAGGGGCAGGCGGGTGAGGGCGGCGCAGGCGGCTGGGTCTGGACTACCTTCAACACCTACCAGTGGGACCTGAACTGGAGTAATCCCGACGTGCTGGCCGAATTCGTGGACATCATTCTGACCCTGGCCAACCGGGGCGTGGAGGTGTTCCGGCTGGACGCCATCGCCTTTATCTGGAAACGGCTGGGCACCGACAGCCAGAACCAGCCGGAGGTGCATCACCTGACGCGCGCCCTGCGGGCGGCGGCGCGCATCGTGGCCCCGGCGGTGGCGTTCAAGGCCGAGGCCATCGTGGCGCCGGATGACCTGATTCACTATCTGGGCACCGGCACGCACCACGGCCGGGTCAGCGACATGGCGTACCACAACAGCCTGATGGTGCAGCTGTGGAGCAGCCTCGCCAGCCGCGACACCCGCCTGATGGAAGAGGCCCTGCGCGCCTTTGCCCCCAAGCCGACCAACACCACCTGGGGCCTGTACGTGCGCTGTCACGACGACATCGGCTGGGCCATCAGCGACTCCGACGCGGCGCGGGTGGGCATGGCCGGGCCGGGCCACCGCCATTTCCTGAGCGACTTCTATGGCGGGGAGTTCCAGGGATCTTTTGCGCGTGGCCTGGTCTTTCAGCACAACCCGGCCACGGGAGACCGGCGCATCAGCGGCACGGCGGCCAGTCTGGCCGGGCTGGAAACGGCGCTGGAGGGCGGGGATGGGGTCCAGATTGAGCTGGCCGTTCAGAGGCTCTTACTCCTGCACACCGTGATCCTGGGATTCGGCGGCCTGCCGCTGCTGTACATGGGTGACGAGCTGGCGCTGACCAACGATTACGGCTACGCTGACACCCCCGAACACGCCGCCGACAACCGCTGGCTGCACCGCCCCCGCATGGACTGGGCGCTGGTGCAGGCCGTTCAGGCACACCCTGACACCCCTGCCGGACGGGTCGGTGCGGGCCTGCGCCACATCATCGCCGTGCGCAAGACGCTGCCGCACCTGCACGCCTCGGTTGAAAGCCGGGTGGTTGCCAGCCCCGACCCGCGCGTGCTGGTCTTGCGCCGCGATCACCCGCACGGCACGCTGCTGGAGCTGTACAACTTCAGCGAGGACCGCGTGGTGCTGCCGGCCTACACCCTGCGCGGCCACCTGGGTGAGGAGGCCCGCGACGCCCTGAGCGGCAGCGCCTTTCATCTGACCCGCCCCACCCTGACCCTGGACCCCTACCGCGCCCTGTGGTTGACTGCGGCGGAGGTGAACGCATGA
- a CDS encoding DUF5693 family protein, whose product MCFVTDPNRAPLPQPAPPSPVPVTATTLPPATRHPWTPLLLGLIALSLIPALLLAFGRVQYEQSQKTAALVMDYPALVTQARRFGLEPQALLDRYRALGVNGVALYEDTIASLIQRGEVYLKNGSDLAMDFPGQGVKTNAVYMQTAPGVQPGDITDRYTIPTRTVQIGGQTWTEWPTDPTFLPAGPDKEKIEAFKTQGLTLVYRPYQDDAVPATRVGADWPDVPFIAFTGDEVIGSRTPELLAQVDRAMGQRLPAIIEGNIQSGLDTLVEKHGGVRLFALSPAYQNKLDPLDVASKYNLAARERGMRLLYLRPYPTINETEAMLGRTQQLLARSGITLETPQVGTFTPSPLLRGLSVVGPLAALLLLGLSLPLSRLGLLAAAGVALVAFSLNALHPFSGAALVAAVTFPALGLVLRRSRVTDWFVATGLSLVGVLFVSALGASRESTLGLEPFRGVGLTLLLPLMLVALSFLPRQDIRKTATDIYAAPIRLGDVAVMALGLILLSLVFERRGNTTGGPVSDFEASLRRDVQDSVIRPRFKEIATHPLALLGLSGTLPGYFSGLLILAGVVGQSSILNTFSHFHTPLLISAARVFIGLGLGLLLGGVAIGLLRYGMRLWTTSGSPRAARGQA is encoded by the coding sequence ATGTGCTTTGTGACCGACCCGAACCGCGCTCCATTGCCTCAGCCTGCCCCGCCCTCCCCCGTTCCCGTGACCGCGACGACCCTGCCGCCCGCCACGCGCCATCCATGGACCCCGCTGCTGCTGGGGCTGATCGCCCTGTCGCTGATTCCGGCGCTGCTGCTGGCCTTCGGGCGCGTGCAGTACGAGCAGTCCCAGAAAACGGCGGCGCTGGTCATGGACTATCCGGCGCTGGTCACGCAGGCCCGCCGCTTCGGGCTGGAGCCGCAGGCACTGCTGGACCGCTACCGGGCGCTGGGCGTGAACGGCGTGGCGCTGTACGAGGACACCATCGCCAGCCTGATCCAGCGCGGCGAGGTCTACCTGAAAAACGGCTCGGACCTGGCGATGGACTTTCCGGGACAGGGCGTGAAGACCAACGCGGTGTATATGCAGACCGCGCCGGGGGTGCAGCCCGGCGACATCACGGACCGCTACACCATTCCCACCCGCACGGTGCAGATCGGTGGGCAGACCTGGACCGAATGGCCCACGGACCCCACCTTCTTGCCTGCCGGGCCGGACAAGGAGAAGATCGAGGCCTTCAAGACGCAGGGCCTGACGCTGGTCTACCGCCCCTACCAGGATGACGCGGTGCCGGCTACCAGGGTGGGTGCCGACTGGCCGGACGTGCCGTTCATCGCCTTCACGGGCGACGAGGTGATCGGGTCACGCACGCCGGAACTGCTGGCACAGGTGGACAGGGCGATGGGCCAGCGCCTGCCCGCCATCATCGAGGGCAATATTCAATCGGGGCTGGACACGCTGGTGGAAAAACACGGCGGGGTGCGCCTGTTCGCGCTTTCGCCTGCCTATCAGAACAAGCTCGATCCGCTGGACGTGGCCAGCAAGTACAACTTGGCCGCCCGTGAGCGCGGGATGCGCCTGCTGTACCTGCGCCCCTACCCCACCATCAACGAGACCGAGGCGATGCTGGGCCGCACGCAGCAGTTGCTGGCCCGCTCCGGAATCACACTGGAAACGCCGCAGGTCGGCACCTTCACGCCCAGCCCGCTGCTGCGGGGCCTGAGCGTCGTGGGGCCGCTGGCGGCGCTGCTGCTGCTGGGCCTGAGCCTGCCGCTCTCACGGCTGGGGCTGCTCGCGGCGGCGGGGGTGGCGCTGGTGGCCTTTAGTCTGAACGCGCTGCACCCCTTCTCGGGCGCCGCCCTGGTGGCCGCCGTGACCTTCCCGGCGCTGGGCCTGGTGCTGCGGCGCTCACGCGTGACCGACTGGTTCGTGGCCACGGGGCTGAGCCTGGTGGGCGTGCTGTTCGTCTCGGCGCTGGGAGCCAGCCGCGAGAGCACGCTGGGTCTGGAGCCGTTCCGTGGGGTGGGCCTGACCCTGCTGCTGCCACTGATGCTGGTGGCGCTGAGCTTCCTGCCGCGCCAGGACATCCGCAAGACGGCGACCGACATCTACGCCGCGCCCATCCGGCTGGGCGACGTGGCCGTGATGGCCCTGGGGCTGATCCTGCTGTCGCTGGTCTTCGAGCGGCGCGGCAACACCACCGGCGGCCCGGTCAGCGACTTCGAGGCGTCGCTGCGGCGTGACGTGCAGGACTCGGTCATCCGCCCGCGCTTCAAGGAGATCGCCACGCACCCGCTGGCGCTGCTGGGCCTCAGCGGCACGCTGCCCGGCTACTTCAGCGGGCTGCTGATCCTGGCAGGCGTGGTGGGGCAATCCAGCATCCTGAACACCTTCTCGCACTTTCACACGCCGCTGCTGATCAGCGCGGCGCGTGTGTTTATCGGACTGGGACTGGGGCTGCTGCTGGGCGGCGTCGCCATCGGGCTGCTGCGCTACGGAATGCGGCTGTGGACCACTTCCGGCTCACCGCGCGCCGCCAGGGGGCAGGCATGA
- the meaB gene encoding methylmalonyl Co-A mutase-associated GTPase MeaB — protein sequence MSVHPLAAPLLAGSRRALARAITLSESTRADHEAQAQQLLSEVAPHAGQSIRVGLTGVPGVGKSTFIEALGVHLADAGRRVAVLAVDPSSARTGGSIMGDKTRMPRLTVHPGAYIRPSPAGGNLGGVARRTREAITLCEAAGYDTVLVETVGVGQSETQVAAMTDLFVLLTLPNAGDELQGIKRGIMELADVCVVNKADSAPKAAVRAQTELRAALRLLTPHDAPWRPRALRASALTGEGVPEVWAAVLDYVAEIDVTAKRRTQTAQWFDELLREAAWRTFRDSLDLHRLQQLRAEVEAGTLTAIQGVAALTAR from the coding sequence ATGTCCGTCCATCCCCTCGCTGCGCCCCTCTTGGCCGGCAGCCGCCGCGCGCTGGCCCGCGCCATCACCCTGAGCGAGTCCACCCGCGCCGATCACGAGGCGCAGGCCCAGCAGCTGCTTTCGGAAGTTGCGCCGCATGCCGGGCAGTCCATTCGGGTGGGACTGACCGGGGTCCCGGGCGTGGGCAAGTCCACCTTTATCGAGGCGCTGGGTGTCCATCTGGCCGATGCGGGGCGCCGGGTGGCGGTGCTGGCGGTGGACCCCAGCAGCGCCCGCACCGGCGGCAGCATCATGGGCGACAAGACCCGGATGCCCCGGCTGACCGTCCATCCGGGCGCCTACATCCGTCCCAGCCCGGCGGGGGGCAATCTGGGCGGCGTGGCCCGGCGCACCCGCGAGGCCATCACGCTGTGCGAGGCGGCAGGCTACGACACGGTGTTGGTGGAGACCGTAGGCGTGGGCCAGAGTGAGACGCAGGTGGCTGCCATGACCGATCTGTTCGTGCTGCTCACGTTGCCCAACGCCGGGGACGAATTGCAGGGCATCAAGCGCGGGATCATGGAACTGGCCGACGTGTGCGTGGTGAACAAGGCCGACAGCGCCCCGAAGGCGGCGGTGCGCGCCCAGACTGAGCTGCGCGCCGCCCTGCGGCTGCTGACCCCACACGACGCCCCCTGGCGGCCCCGTGCGCTGCGGGCCTCCGCCCTGACCGGCGAGGGCGTGCCGGAGGTGTGGGCAGCGGTACTGGACTACGTGGCGGAGATAGATGTGACGGCCAAGCGCCGCACCCAGACCGCCCAGTGGTTCGACGAGCTGCTGCGCGAGGCGGCCTGGAGAACCTTCCGGGACAGCCTGGATCTGCACAGACTCCAGCAGCTTCGCGCCGAGGTGGAGGCCGGAACCCTCACGGCCATTCAGGGTGTGGCCGCGCTCACGGCCCGCTGA